Proteins encoded within one genomic window of Brassica rapa cultivar Chiifu-401-42 chromosome A09, CAAS_Brap_v3.01, whole genome shotgun sequence:
- the LOC103841201 gene encoding alpha carbonic anhydrase 1, chloroplastic, producing MKKMVMLIIKICLLAMAPLCTAAANAQTQGIGFGYGGRNGPKQWGHLNPHYTECSIGKLQSPIDIQRTQTFYNSTLEPLHRDYYTTNATLVNHVCNVAMFFAEGAGDVVINNKNYTLLQMHWHTPSEHHLHGVQYAAELHMVHQAKDGSFAVVASLFKIGSEEPFLSQMKDKLVKLKEERLKGNQTAQVEVGKINTRHIERKTRKYFRYFGSLTTPPCSENVSWTILGKVRSMSKEQVELLRSPLDISYKKNARPCQPLNGRRVEMFHERVTKTETGNKKKKPN from the exons atgaagaagatggtgatgcTGATTATTAAGATCTGCCTCTTGGCCATGGCCCCCCTCTGCACTGCCGCTGCAAATGCTC AGACACAAGGAATAGGGTTTGGATATGGAGGTAGAAATGGACCAAAACAATGGGGACACTTAAACCCTCACTACACTGAATGCTCGATTGGTAAATTGCAATCTCCAATTGATATCCAAAGGACACAAACCTTTTACAACAGCACATTAGAACCCCTCCACCGCGATTACTACACGACAAATGCAACACTCGTGAACCACGTCTGCAATGTCGCTATGTTCTTCGCGGAAGGAGCAGGAGATGTGGTGATAAACAATAAGAACTATACCTTATTGCAAATGCATTGGCACACTCCTTCCGAACATCATCTCCATGGTGTCCA ATATGCAGCTGAGCTACACATGGTACACCAAGCAAAAGATGGAAGTTTTGCTGTGGTTGCAAGCCTCTTCAAAATCGGCAGTGAAGAGCCGTTCCTCTCTCAG ATGAAGGATAAATTGGTGAAGCTAAAGGAGGAGAGGCTCAAAGGGAACCAAACAGCACAAGTGGAAGTTGGAAAAATAAACACAAGACATATCGAACGTAAGACTCGAAAGTACTTCAGATACTTTGGTTCACTCACCACTCCTCCTTGTTCCGAAAACGTATCTTGGACCATTCTTGGCAAG GTGAGGTCCATGTCAAAAGAACAAGTAGAACTACTAAGATCTCCATTGGATATTTCTTACAAGAAAAATGCACGACCTTGTCAACCCCTAAACGGCCGGCGAGTTGAGATGTTCCACGAGCGCGTCACCAAAACGGAAACcggaaacaaaaagaaaaaacccAATTAA
- the LOC103841203 gene encoding protein BIC1 gives MMNIDDTTSPMAHPIVPSQPPSDQTQQDPSSPNEASSVTDKKDDQAFPEETPKQNQEEERVDTGREKLKKHRRDVAGRVWIPDIWGQEELLKDWIDCSTFDTCLVPAGISSARAALVDEARRAASASGGLHSRCLISR, from the coding sequence ATGATGAACATAGACGATACGACATCTCCAATGGCCCACCCGATCGTTCCATCTCAACCTCCTTCCGACCAAACCCAACAAGATCCAAGTTCGCCCAATGAAGCTTCTTCTGTTACCGACAAGAAAGATGATCAAGCTTTTCCCGAAGAGACACCGAAGCAGaatcaagaagaagagagagtggACACAGGGAGAGAGAAGCTAAAGAAGCACCGGAGAGACGTCGCCGGAAGAGTTTGGATACCTGACATATGGGGACAAGAAGAGCTTCTGAAGGACTGGATCGACTGTTCAACGTTTGATACGTGTCTAGTCCCTGCCGGAATCTCGTCGGCACGTGCAGCTCTCGTAGACGAAGCTAGGCGAGCTGCTTCGGCTTCTGGTGGGTTACATAGTCGTTGCTTGATCTCACgctga
- the LOC103841202 gene encoding cytochrome b-c1 complex subunit 9 produces the protein MALLEGFYRVIMRRNSVYVSFIIAGAFFGERAVDYGVHKLWESKNVGKRYEDISVLGQRPIEE, from the exons ATGGCACTTCTCGAGGGATTTTACAGAGTCATCATGCGCCGTAACTCCGTCTACGTCTCCTTCATCATCGCCGGCGCTTTCTTCGGCGAAAGG GCTGTGGATTATGGTGTTCATAAGCTCTGGGAAAGCAAAAACGTTGGG AAACGGTATGAAGACATCTCTGTGTTGGGTCAAAGGCCTATTGAAGAATGA
- the LOC103841199 gene encoding uncharacterized protein LOC103841199, with translation MPQVDLETLVSSVYSGALSDDNSANAPMIRPVSNSVASAIDVPPESYSVSKEAELEWFNENAFFERKGSQKGISSSTHNPNSNSSSQRVSLKSKTSIIRLPKPQKTCFNEVTKRRNCRIARTLMIPKRIGSRLKSEPSSPKVSCIGTVRSKRDRSRRIQRQKSGRTDSFKDKPVPVKKPGFFATFRAIFRTGGGCKNLSATGAHAPQREATTPARRSTDIRDRLPPVEVGKYSPPRMSTGPRKSLDGVEPVLPGLGGVTRFKSGRRPDLLVKFDVA, from the coding sequence ATGCCCCAAGTCGATCTTGAAACCTTGGTTTCTTCAGTCTACTCCGGTGCCCTCTCCGACGACAACTCAGCTAACGCCCCGATGATCCGACCCGTTTCAAACTCCGTCGCGAGTGCTATCGATGTTCCACCGGAGTCTTACTCCGTATCAAAAGAAGCAGAGCTCGAGTGGTTCAACGAGAACGCCTTCTTCGAGCGGAAAGGATCACAGAAAGGAATCTCATCCTCCACTCACAATCCCAACTCCAATTCGAGCTCTCAGAGGGTTTCTCTCAAATCCAAGACGTCGATCATCAGATTACCGAAACCGCAGAAGACGTGTTTCAACGAAGTGACGAAGCGGAGAAACTGCAGAATCGCGAGGACTCTGATGATCCCGAAGCGGATCGGGTCGCGGTTGAAGTCGGAGCCTTCTTCTCCGAAGGTCTCTTGCATTGGTACAGTGAGATCCAAACGTGACCGGAGCCGTCGAATTCAGAGACAGAAATCCGGTCGAACCGATTCGTTTAAAGATAAACCGGTTCCGGTTAAGAAACCCGGGTTTTTCGCGACCTTCAGAGCCATTTTCAGAACCGGTGGCGGTTGCAAAAACCTCTCCGCGACTGGAGCCCACGCTCCGCAGAGGGAGGCCACCACTCCGGCGAGAAGGTCGACTGATATAAGAGATCGGCTTCCGCCGGTAGAAGTCGGGAAATATTCTCCGCCGAGGATGAGTACCGGTCCGAGGAAATCTCTCGACGGTGTGGAACCGGTATTACCCGGTTTAGGCGGGGTGACTCGGTTTAAATCGGGGAGAAGACCGGATTTGTTGGTAAAGTTTGACGTGGCGTGA